The following proteins are co-located in the Deinococcus metallilatus genome:
- a CDS encoding TolC family protein gives MTSPPLAFPAPWALTLALLLGAGGAQAQATAAQTTAAQTTPTATLTLQAALAQLAQAPSVTQAQLSVQVAQQNLNAAQSALGLSVSVTGNASYTGGSTTTAVDGTTSASASSLGGSAGVQASLGLLPWSSGQASLRTAQRSLALAQARLAQAQASARLNVYQQYLAAVVAQRDVTLATQTLALRQRQLEIARTQRAQNNATQESVLSAQANVQLAQAALLEAQSSLEVARLSLAAVLNRNLTGVTFTTAPASTYTLPDLNALVTRARTNTADVVEAQNNLAAAQETLEQQQRDARLPDLTASLRYGPASSGGLSASLDLKGGNAAVGYALPLGTSGGSAGASSSRVVASVSGSYVVYSPALRAQISAAQANVTQTQLTLNVTQQNAELNVRTLYSSAQTALVTLQSRQTQVEVAQAALSAAQARLKAGTGTADDVTSAQIDLAQAERNLVQARASAQTALIQLQNAAGGSP, from the coding sequence ATGACCAGTCCCCCCCTCGCCTTCCCCGCCCCCTGGGCGCTGACGCTCGCGCTGCTGCTGGGTGCGGGCGGCGCCCAGGCCCAGGCGACAGCGGCCCAGACGACGGCAGCGCAGACGACACCGACGGCCACCCTGACCCTGCAGGCCGCCCTCGCGCAACTGGCGCAGGCGCCCAGTGTCACGCAGGCGCAACTGAGTGTGCAGGTCGCGCAGCAGAACCTGAACGCGGCCCAGAGTGCGCTGGGCCTCAGCGTCAGCGTGACGGGGAATGCCAGCTATACGGGCGGTTCCACCACCACCGCGGTGGACGGCACGACCAGTGCCAGCGCGAGCAGCCTGGGGGGCAGCGCGGGCGTGCAGGCCAGCCTGGGTCTGCTGCCCTGGTCGAGCGGGCAGGCCAGCCTGCGGACGGCACAGCGCAGCCTGGCGCTGGCGCAGGCCCGGCTGGCCCAGGCGCAGGCCAGCGCGCGGCTGAACGTGTATCAGCAGTACCTCGCGGCGGTGGTCGCGCAGCGGGACGTGACCCTCGCCACGCAAACGCTCGCGTTGCGCCAGCGGCAACTGGAGATCGCGCGGACGCAGCGCGCGCAGAACAACGCCACCCAGGAGAGCGTGCTGAGCGCCCAGGCGAACGTGCAGCTCGCCCAGGCGGCGCTGCTGGAGGCGCAGAGCAGCCTGGAAGTCGCCCGCCTGAGCCTGGCGGCGGTGCTGAACCGCAACCTCACCGGCGTCACCTTCACCACCGCGCCCGCCAGCACGTACACCCTGCCGGACCTGAACGCCCTGGTCACCCGCGCCCGCACGAACACGGCGGATGTGGTCGAGGCCCAGAACAACCTCGCCGCCGCCCAGGAAACCCTGGAGCAGCAGCAGCGCGACGCCCGGCTGCCCGACCTGACCGCCAGCCTGCGCTACGGCCCCGCCAGCAGCGGCGGCCTGAGCGCCAGCCTGGACCTCAAGGGCGGCAACGCGGCGGTGGGGTACGCGCTGCCCCTGGGCACCTCGGGCGGCAGTGCGGGCGCGAGCAGCAGCCGCGTGGTCGCCAGCGTCAGCGGCAGCTACGTGGTGTACTCGCCCGCCCTGCGCGCCCAGATTTCCGCCGCGCAGGCGAACGTCACCCAGACGCAGCTCACGCTGAACGTCACGCAGCAGAACGCCGAACTGAACGTCCGCACGCTGTACAGTAGCGCCCAGACTGCCCTGGTCACCCTCCAGTCCCGTCAGACCCAGGTGGAGGTGGCGCAGGCGGCCCTCAGCGCGGCGCAGGCCCGGCTGAAGGCCGGAACGGGCACCGCCGACGACGTGACCAGCGCCCAGATCGATCTGGCCCAGGCCGAGCGGAATCTGGTGCAGGCCCGCGCCAGCGCCCAGACCGCCCTCATTCAGCTTCAGAACGCCGCCGGAGGCTCCCCGTAA
- the pdhA gene encoding pyruvate dehydrogenase (acetyl-transferring) E1 component subunit alpha gives MSKPKTKTQPKPTPQAAGAAAYEGAQGEMFQLVTPEGTAPQPELLPDVPTRLKLYRLMRRARHFDERAWVLYRTGRMGVFPPYGGMEASQVGTAAALTHDDWLFPTYRDTGAALTYGLPIPQTIAYWRTSPHGWAMPQDLKVLPFYIPIATQYPQAVGAALAEKRKGTRNVAMAYIGDGGSSEGDFHEALNFAGALGAPCVFVLQNNGWAISVPTRTQTRATNLSLRAEGYGIPGVRVDGNDVLATYHVALEAVNRARNGEGPTLIETVTYRVKPHTVADDPSRYRTDADTAGWDAKDPVQRLRTHLLAEGHLTEEQDATVTREIEAEFEAALQVADAFPEPTPAEIVDHVFAEPTPQLVRQRAQIMAEEGA, from the coding sequence ATGTCCAAGCCCAAGACCAAGACCCAGCCCAAACCGACTCCCCAGGCCGCCGGGGCCGCCGCCTACGAGGGCGCACAGGGTGAGATGTTCCAGCTCGTCACGCCGGAGGGCACCGCCCCCCAGCCGGAGCTGCTGCCCGACGTTCCGACCCGCCTGAAGCTCTACCGCCTGATGCGCCGCGCCCGCCACTTCGACGAGCGGGCCTGGGTGCTGTACCGCACCGGCCGCATGGGCGTCTTTCCGCCCTACGGCGGCATGGAGGCCAGCCAGGTCGGCACTGCCGCCGCGCTCACTCACGACGACTGGCTCTTTCCCACCTACCGCGACACGGGCGCCGCGCTGACCTACGGCCTGCCGATCCCGCAGACCATCGCGTACTGGCGCACCAGCCCGCACGGCTGGGCGATGCCCCAGGACCTCAAGGTGCTGCCCTTCTACATCCCGATTGCCACCCAGTACCCCCAGGCGGTCGGCGCGGCGCTGGCCGAGAAACGCAAGGGCACCCGCAACGTGGCGATGGCCTACATCGGTGATGGCGGCAGCAGCGAGGGGGACTTTCACGAGGCGCTGAACTTCGCGGGGGCGCTGGGCGCGCCGTGTGTGTTCGTCCTCCAGAACAACGGCTGGGCCATCAGCGTGCCCACCCGCACGCAGACGCGGGCGACCAACCTCTCGCTGCGGGCGGAAGGCTATGGCATTCCCGGCGTCAGGGTGGACGGCAACGACGTGCTGGCGACCTACCACGTCGCCCTGGAGGCGGTGAACCGTGCCCGGAACGGCGAAGGCCCCACCCTGATCGAAACCGTCACCTACCGCGTCAAGCCGCACACCGTCGCGGATGACCCCAGCCGCTACCGCACCGACGCCGACACGGCGGGCTGGGACGCCAAAGACCCCGTGCAGCGCCTGCGGACGCACCTGCTCGCGGAAGGCCACCTCACCGAAGAACAGGACGCCACCGTCACCCGCGAGATCGAGGCCGAGTTCGAGGCCGCGCTCCAGGTGGCCGACGCCTTCCCCGAGCCGACCCCCGCCGAGATCGTGGATCACGTCTTCGCGGAGCCCACGCCGCAACTCGTGCGCCAGCGGGCACAGATCATGGCGGAGGAGGGGGCGTGA
- a CDS encoding DUF4384 domain-containing protein: MKPSLSLTALSALLLGMGSAAPVISAQSIIVNPVQTSLNVKVWTDRGSGQQVPNYAPGERIRLYASVNQAAYVYLFNVDPQGRVDLILPNRYQSGANFLKANTTKAFPAPGDPFTFDIAAPYGLNKVLALASRTPLNLDQIATFKTQQNSFATVNVQGQERLAQALSIVVNPVDQASWVSDTAYYNVVARPGAVQPAPVQPVPVQPVRPAPIQPVQPVPGFGDRDWHDRDWQTSFERRSSLESVYAEYAGRLRAEGYVQVSVRQHGHHIQGEFRRGDRRATLEVKQKGNRFEVELTRR; this comes from the coding sequence ATGAAACCCAGCCTTTCCCTGACGGCCCTGAGCGCCCTGTTGCTCGGCATGGGCAGCGCCGCTCCCGTGATCAGCGCGCAGAGCATCATCGTGAATCCGGTCCAGACCAGCCTGAACGTGAAGGTCTGGACCGACCGGGGCAGCGGTCAGCAGGTGCCCAACTACGCGCCCGGCGAGCGCATCCGCCTGTATGCGAGCGTGAACCAGGCCGCCTACGTGTACCTGTTCAACGTGGACCCCCAGGGCCGCGTCGACCTGATCCTGCCCAACCGCTACCAGAGCGGCGCGAACTTCCTGAAGGCCAACACCACCAAGGCCTTCCCCGCGCCCGGCGATCCCTTCACGTTCGACATCGCCGCGCCCTACGGCCTGAACAAGGTGCTGGCGCTGGCCAGCCGCACGCCTCTGAACCTCGACCAGATCGCCACCTTCAAGACGCAGCAGAACAGCTTTGCGACCGTGAACGTGCAGGGCCAGGAGCGGCTGGCGCAGGCGCTCAGCATCGTGGTGAACCCGGTGGACCAGGCGAGCTGGGTCAGCGACACGGCGTACTACAACGTGGTGGCCCGCCCGGGCGCCGTGCAGCCCGCCCCTGTTCAGCCCGTCCCCGTTCAGCCCGTGCGCCCCGCGCCCATCCAGCCGGTGCAGCCTGTCCCGGGCTTCGGCGACCGCGACTGGCATGACCGTGACTGGCAGACCAGCTTCGAGCGCCGCAGCAGCCTGGAGAGCGTATACGCCGAGTACGCGGGCCGTCTGCGCGCCGAGGGGTACGTCCAGGTTTCGGTGCGCCAGCACGGCCACCACATCCAGGGCGAGTTCCGCCGGGGTGACCGCCGCGCCACGCTCGAAGTGAAGCAGAAGGGCAACCGCTTCGAGGTGGAACTCACCCGCCGCTGA
- a CDS encoding CAP domain-containing protein: MTRAWRRSGVWALLAGVPWLVLMGACAAQPVQFRVGYSMNQDRRAPLTVAFTAQAPAEYRVTWDFGDGSGGSGASVTHTYYHAGTYTLRAQLFDGRGQLRSSASGAVTVLSGGPEHAEVVVLLGRGEVRLSAAGSVVYRPSTPSFTLNGRPVGTGPVQITAGEYRASVHLPGESGALEDSVNFRIAPLAGSVPFETEVLRLTNQARARGWNCTTQREGGPALPPLTRDPQLEIAALAQSAGMALGGYFDHKSAVDGSTPAQRVEATGARVRASGENIAAGQATPEEVVQGWLHSPGHCHNIMGDFQRIGISYVNRPDSPYGRYWTQVFATPAE; this comes from the coding sequence GTGACTCGGGCCTGGAGACGGAGTGGAGTGTGGGCGTTGCTGGCGGGGGTGCCGTGGCTGGTGCTGATGGGGGCGTGTGCGGCCCAGCCGGTGCAGTTCCGGGTGGGGTACTCGATGAATCAGGACCGCCGCGCGCCACTGACCGTGGCCTTTACCGCGCAGGCGCCCGCCGAGTACCGCGTGACGTGGGACTTCGGGGACGGCAGCGGGGGCTCCGGCGCCAGCGTCACGCACACGTACTACCACGCCGGGACGTACACTCTGCGGGCGCAGTTGTTCGACGGGCGCGGGCAGCTCCGCTCCAGCGCGAGCGGCGCGGTGACCGTGCTGAGCGGCGGCCCCGAGCACGCCGAGGTGGTGGTGCTGCTGGGGCGCGGCGAGGTCCGGCTCTCGGCGGCGGGCAGTGTGGTTTACCGGCCCAGCACCCCGAGTTTCACCCTGAACGGTCGCCCGGTCGGCACAGGACCCGTGCAGATCACGGCGGGCGAGTACCGCGCGTCCGTCCACCTGCCCGGCGAGAGCGGCGCGCTGGAGGACAGCGTGAATTTCCGCATCGCGCCGCTGGCGGGCAGCGTGCCGTTCGAGACGGAGGTGCTGCGCCTGACCAACCAGGCCCGGGCACGCGGCTGGAACTGCACCACGCAGCGCGAGGGCGGCCCGGCCCTGCCGCCCCTGACGCGCGACCCGCAACTGGAGATCGCGGCGCTGGCCCAGTCGGCGGGCATGGCGCTCGGCGGCTACTTCGACCACAAGAGTGCCGTGGACGGCAGCACCCCGGCCCAGCGCGTCGAGGCGACGGGCGCGCGGGTCCGCGCCAGCGGCGAGAACATCGCGGCCGGGCAGGCGACACCCGAGGAGGTCGTGCAGGGCTGGCTGCACAGCCCCGGCCACTGCCACAACATCATGGGGGACTTTCAGCGGATCGGCATTTCCTACGTGAATCGCCCGGACAGCCCTTACGGGCGCTACTGGACCCAGGTGTTCGCCACGCCCGCCGAGTAG
- a CDS encoding HAMP domain-containing sensor histidine kinase — protein MTPSRPPSSGGWRTPSLAVTLLLTMLLVVGLAVGGMFLFSNLAVRREVARLPPEVQAYLRARQEAERRGEPPPPPPTHSSRPSGNTEHASAASGTAETTPADTSGSSGSSPALRPPRSSLPVALSPRAQGFVRNVQTSLVQGGLMAAAAAASLSLLLARRVARPITAVSQAAARLAGGDLTSRAPVLKGDREIADLARTFNEMAGSLEALERERQQAVADIAHELRTPIAIMQARLDALEDGVYPLDAGQIALLSAQTQLLTRLVGDLRTLTLADAGRLGLHAERVDLAEVARQVVRDLTDRAGERGVHLTLTADPAPLTADRDRVRQVTANLVENALRHARRQVAVRVEAGPDWARLHVDDDGPGIPEALRDVVFTRFTRLDESRTRDTGGSGLGLAIVRALAGAHGGHARADTSPLGGARLTVVLPRSHAGPKAHTDKSHHAL, from the coding sequence TTGACCCCGTCCCGGCCGCCTTCCTCTGGCGGGTGGCGCACGCCCAGCCTGGCGGTGACCCTGCTGCTCACCATGCTGCTGGTCGTGGGCCTGGCGGTGGGCGGCATGTTCCTGTTCTCGAATCTCGCCGTCCGGCGCGAGGTCGCGCGGCTACCCCCCGAGGTGCAGGCCTACCTGCGCGCCCGTCAGGAGGCGGAACGGCGCGGCGAGCCGCCCCCACCGCCGCCCACCCACTCCAGTCGGCCTTCAGGCAACACCGAACATGCCTCGGCCGCCTCCGGCACGGCTGAAACAACCCCGGCGGACACCTCAGGCTCCAGTGGGTCCAGCCCAGCCCTGCGGCCCCCCAGAAGCAGCCTCCCGGTGGCGCTGAGTCCCCGGGCACAGGGGTTCGTGCGGAACGTGCAGACCAGTCTGGTGCAGGGCGGGTTGATGGCGGCGGCGGCGGCGGCGTCCCTGAGCCTGCTGCTGGCGCGGCGGGTGGCGCGGCCCATCACGGCGGTGTCGCAGGCGGCGGCCCGGCTGGCGGGCGGCGACCTGACCTCACGCGCGCCGGTCCTGAAGGGGGACCGGGAGATCGCGGACCTCGCCCGCACCTTCAACGAGATGGCGGGCAGCCTGGAAGCCCTGGAACGCGAGCGCCAGCAGGCCGTCGCGGACATCGCCCACGAACTCCGCACCCCCATCGCCATCATGCAGGCCCGGCTGGACGCGCTGGAGGACGGCGTGTATCCCCTGGACGCCGGACAGATCGCGCTGCTGAGCGCCCAGACCCAACTGCTCACGCGCCTGGTCGGTGACCTGCGGACGCTCACGCTGGCCGACGCGGGGCGGCTGGGCCTGCACGCCGAGCGGGTGGACCTCGCGGAGGTGGCGCGGCAGGTGGTGCGGGACCTGACCGACCGGGCCGGGGAGCGCGGCGTTCACCTCACCCTGACCGCCGACCCGGCCCCCCTCACCGCCGACCGCGACCGGGTGCGGCAGGTCACCGCCAACCTGGTCGAGAACGCCCTGCGCCACGCCCGCCGTCAGGTGGCCGTGCGCGTCGAGGCTGGCCCCGACTGGGCACGCCTGCACGTGGACGACGACGGCCCCGGCATCCCCGAGGCCCTCCGCGATGTCGTCTTCACCCGTTTCACCCGCCTGGACGAGAGCCGCACCCGCGACACCGGCGGCAGCGGTCTGGGCCTCGCCATCGTCCGCGCCCTGGCCGGTGCCCACGGCGGCCACGCCCGGGCCGACACCTCCCCACTGGGGGGAGCCCGTCTGACGGTCGTGCTCCCCCGGAGCCACGCCGGACCCAAAGCCCACACCGACAAGAGCCACCACGCGCTCTAG
- a CDS encoding sensor histidine kinase yields the protein MTPAAARPAHRLPLGIGVREVALAALPALLTIALLLLATQPAYKTLIKNGNGWTPYAYQGLTQDVQSYQVARLDPALGAQERQMRYEVALSSAANPAQFTMLDVVEAHGDARLKRVETLLRQNTPASVAQAAREAIRLNAQAGDFANETKVQYVQALEAMRRALIATALMTGILSMLLTGRALLLWRAERERRARREARQREALSLASHELRRPLQSLLLASDLLRQADTPDQRQHLLALIEDSAAQLASRADLTRLQNLYLDVTLRLTRPDLRVLVQRVAGGRVSAHLPAQPVMWPVDADRLRQILENLVENALKYTSGPVEVRLEVSGGRPEITVRDHGPGIPADLRERVFLPYERGPRGLTKGQGLGLSLVRRYARAHGGDVTLEDAPGGGTRVRLTLGEPVVTEEGRRT from the coding sequence GTGACGCCCGCCGCCGCGCGCCCCGCCCACCGTCTGCCCCTGGGCATCGGGGTGCGCGAGGTGGCGCTGGCCGCGCTGCCCGCCCTGCTGACCATCGCGCTGCTGCTGCTCGCCACGCAGCCCGCCTACAAGACGCTGATCAAGAACGGGAACGGCTGGACGCCCTACGCCTACCAGGGGCTGACGCAGGACGTGCAGTCCTATCAGGTGGCCCGCCTGGACCCGGCCCTGGGCGCCCAGGAACGGCAGATGCGCTACGAGGTGGCCCTCTCCAGCGCCGCCAACCCCGCCCAGTTCACGATGCTGGACGTGGTGGAGGCCCACGGGGACGCGCGCCTGAAGCGGGTGGAGACGCTGCTGCGCCAGAACACCCCCGCCAGCGTCGCGCAAGCCGCCCGCGAGGCCATCCGCCTGAACGCCCAGGCGGGCGACTTCGCCAACGAGACGAAGGTGCAGTACGTGCAGGCCCTGGAGGCCATGCGCCGCGCCCTGATCGCCACCGCGCTGATGACGGGCATTCTCAGCATGTTGCTGACGGGGCGCGCGCTGCTGCTGTGGCGCGCGGAACGTGAGCGCCGCGCCCGCCGCGAGGCCCGCCAGCGCGAGGCCCTGAGCCTGGCGAGCCACGAGCTGCGCCGCCCCCTCCAGTCGCTCCTGCTCGCCAGCGACCTGCTGCGGCAGGCCGACACGCCCGATCAGCGCCAGCACCTGCTCGCCCTGATCGAGGACAGCGCCGCGCAACTCGCCAGCCGCGCCGACCTGACGCGCCTCCAGAACCTGTACCTCGACGTGACCCTGCGCCTGACCCGCCCCGACCTGCGCGTGCTGGTGCAGCGGGTCGCCGGGGGCCGCGTCAGCGCGCACCTGCCCGCCCAGCCGGTCATGTGGCCGGTGGACGCCGACCGGCTGCGCCAGATCCTCGAAAATCTGGTGGAGAACGCGCTGAAATACACCTCCGGCCCGGTCGAGGTGCGGCTGGAGGTGTCCGGCGGGCGGCCCGAGATCACCGTGCGCGACCACGGCCCCGGGATTCCCGCCGACCTGCGCGAGCGGGTGTTTCTCCCTTACGAACGCGGCCCGCGCGGCCTGACGAAAGGCCAGGGCCTCGGCCTGTCGCTGGTGCGCCGCTATGCCCGCGCCCACGGCGGCGATGTGACCCTGGAGGACGCGCCGGGCGGCGGCACGCGGGTCCGCCTGACCCTGGGCGAGCCGGTGGTCACGGAAGAGGGCCGCCGGACCTGA
- a CDS encoding FUN14 domain-containing protein has protein sequence MPLPPDTFSTAPITDALRPLLPDLSVGALLGFATGLALKKVGRVALIALGLLFIAVQLLASFDLLTVNWPRVQALTDPWLRQGGELGGAWLARVLTANLPFAGAFTAGLLVGLRARR, from the coding sequence CTGCCCTTGCCTCCCGACACGTTCTCCACCGCGCCCATCACCGACGCCCTGCGGCCCCTGCTCCCCGACCTCAGCGTGGGGGCGCTGCTGGGCTTCGCCACCGGCCTCGCGCTGAAAAAGGTCGGGCGCGTCGCCCTGATCGCGCTGGGGCTGCTGTTCATCGCCGTGCAACTCCTCGCCTCGTTCGACCTGCTGACCGTGAACTGGCCGCGCGTGCAGGCCCTCACGGACCCCTGGCTGCGGCAGGGCGGCGAACTGGGCGGCGCGTGGCTGGCCCGCGTCCTGACCGCGAATCTGCCGTTCGCCGGAGCCTTCACGGCGGGCCTGCTGGTCGGCCTCCGGGCGCGGAGATAG
- a CDS encoding RNA polymerase sigma factor, with product MVGADVTPEPDILTPELLARLTAGEEAAWYDFVSAYEGRMYAYLYRLEGNAEDALDLTQEVFYRAWRSIRTFREGERVLPWLYQVARNTQIESHRRKQLQRFSLEEAREDVGFEVTSAARSPVQAAESADAQDRVQRALMRLPEEYREAVVLRFVEDLPYDEIAQIQGVAVGTAKSRVFRAKEQLAELLADVADVH from the coding sequence ATGGTGGGAGCTGACGTGACGCCCGAGCCGGACATCCTCACCCCCGAGCTGCTCGCCCGCCTGACCGCCGGGGAGGAGGCGGCCTGGTACGACTTCGTGAGCGCCTACGAGGGCCGCATGTACGCCTACCTGTACCGGCTGGAAGGCAACGCGGAGGACGCCCTGGACCTCACGCAGGAGGTCTTTTACCGGGCCTGGCGCAGTATCCGGACCTTCCGCGAGGGCGAGCGGGTGCTGCCCTGGCTGTATCAGGTCGCGCGCAACACCCAGATCGAGTCGCACCGCCGCAAACAGCTTCAGCGGTTCAGCCTGGAAGAGGCGCGCGAGGACGTGGGCTTCGAGGTGACCAGCGCGGCCCGCTCACCCGTGCAGGCCGCCGAGAGCGCCGACGCGCAGGACCGCGTGCAACGCGCGCTGATGCGGCTCCCCGAGGAATACCGCGAGGCGGTCGTGCTGCGCTTTGTCGAGGACCTACCCTATGACGAGATCGCGCAGATTCAGGGCGTCGCGGTCGGCACCGCCAAAAGCCGGGTGTTCCGGGCCAAGGAGCAACTGGCGGAACTGCTGGCCGACGTGGCCGACGTGCATTGA
- a CDS encoding molybdopterin-dependent oxidoreductase, which translates to MRPTVRALLPALALLSGLALGAQPGEGSSAKWTPFPYLHLARPIPDVKPGETVLLTLEGQGRPQVFTRSQLLALPTVRYATEHAQLHRTFTYEGVPLRDLAVLGGFAGRDMRLYASNGFVTTIRARDYMTAPIMLAHTANGRPIPVLEKGPLAVVLPPDPQRFPARLYGAAWVWFVERITPVP; encoded by the coding sequence GTGCGTCCGACTGTCCGTGCCCTGCTGCCCGCCCTGGCTCTCCTGTCCGGTCTGGCCCTGGGGGCGCAGCCCGGCGAGGGGAGTTCCGCGAAGTGGACCCCCTTTCCCTACCTGCATCTGGCCCGGCCCATCCCGGACGTGAAGCCCGGGGAGACGGTGCTGCTGACCCTGGAAGGCCAGGGCCGCCCACAGGTCTTCACGCGCTCGCAACTGCTGGCGCTGCCCACCGTGCGGTACGCGACCGAACACGCCCAGCTCCACCGGACCTTCACCTACGAGGGCGTGCCGCTGCGGGACCTGGCGGTGCTGGGCGGTTTCGCCGGGCGGGACATGCGCCTCTACGCCAGCAACGGTTTCGTGACCACCATCCGCGCGCGGGACTACATGACGGCGCCCATCATGCTCGCGCACACCGCCAATGGCCGCCCGATTCCCGTACTGGAAAAGGGGCCGCTGGCGGTGGTGCTGCCCCCTGACCCGCAGCGCTTCCCGGCGCGGCTGTACGGGGCGGCCTGGGTGTGGTTCGTCGAGCGCATCACCCCCGTTCCGTGA
- a CDS encoding response regulator gives MSALILIVEDEPQLAEVLEAYARQEGYRTERAGDGLTALTVYRAAHPDLILLDVMLPGRGGLDVLKTVRSDGPTPVILVTARAEETDQIVGLELGADDYVVKPFRPREVMARVKAVLRRVHAPQDDLERPLRVGPLEVDRRAARVRVNGQPLNLTPAEFRLLAHLAQVPGRACTREELLAAALPESDALERVVDAHLASVRRKLDAARAGQLLHTVRGVGYRLEAAP, from the coding sequence ATGAGCGCCCTGATCCTGATCGTCGAGGACGAACCGCAACTGGCGGAGGTGCTGGAAGCCTACGCGCGGCAGGAGGGCTACCGCACCGAGCGCGCGGGGGACGGCCTCACGGCGCTGACCGTCTACCGCGCCGCCCACCCCGACCTGATCCTGCTGGACGTGATGCTGCCGGGCCGGGGGGGCCTGGACGTGCTGAAGACCGTCCGCAGCGACGGCCCCACCCCCGTGATCCTGGTCACGGCCCGCGCCGAGGAAACCGACCAGATCGTGGGGCTGGAACTCGGGGCCGACGACTACGTGGTCAAGCCCTTCCGCCCGCGCGAGGTGATGGCGCGGGTCAAGGCGGTGCTGCGGCGGGTCCACGCCCCCCAGGACGACCTGGAGCGCCCGCTGCGGGTGGGGCCGCTGGAGGTGGACCGCCGCGCCGCCCGCGTCCGCGTGAACGGCCAGCCGCTGAACCTGACCCCGGCCGAGTTCCGGCTGCTGGCCCATCTCGCGCAGGTGCCGGGGCGGGCCTGCACCCGCGAGGAACTGCTGGCCGCCGCCCTGCCCGAAAGCGACGCGCTGGAGCGGGTGGTGGACGCCCACCTCGCCAGCGTGCGGCGCAAACTCGACGCCGCGCGGGCGGGACAACTGCTGCACACGGTGCGCGGGGTGGGCTACCGGCTGGAGGCGGCCCCTTGA
- a CDS encoding alpha-ketoacid dehydrogenase subunit beta — MTATAPTRTKTMTMVAAINDALALALERDPAVHIFGEDVGVMGGVFRATDGLQARFGAERVFDTPLAEAGIIGMGIGMGLAGLKPVAEIQFAGFLYPALDQVLSHLGRYRHRTRSRYHVPMVVRAPYGGGVHTPEQHADSPEAILAHTPGVKVVIPSTPRDAKGLLLAAIEDPDPVFFFEAIKLYRSVKEEVPEEYYTTPLGKARVVTGGDDVTVIAYGGMVEVAARAAEAARAHGIGVEVLDLRTLVPLDTGTILESVAKTGRVVVVTEAPRTGGFHSEISATIAEEAIEHLQAPIVRVTGFDAPYPPFTSIEDVYRPNPVRVAKAIRQVMAY, encoded by the coding sequence ATGACCGCCACCGCTCCCACTCGAACCAAGACCATGACGATGGTCGCCGCCATCAACGACGCACTTGCCCTCGCGCTGGAGCGTGACCCCGCCGTCCACATCTTCGGGGAGGACGTGGGCGTGATGGGCGGCGTGTTCCGCGCGACGGACGGCCTGCAAGCCCGCTTTGGGGCCGAGCGCGTGTTCGATACGCCGCTGGCGGAGGCCGGGATCATCGGCATGGGCATCGGCATGGGGCTGGCGGGCCTGAAGCCGGTGGCGGAAATCCAGTTCGCGGGCTTCCTGTATCCGGCACTCGATCAGGTGCTGTCCCACCTGGGCCGCTACCGCCACCGCACCCGCAGCCGCTACCACGTCCCGATGGTGGTCCGCGCTCCCTATGGCGGCGGCGTCCACACCCCCGAGCAACACGCCGACAGCCCGGAAGCGATCCTCGCGCACACCCCCGGCGTGAAGGTGGTGATCCCCAGCACGCCGCGCGACGCCAAAGGGCTGCTCCTCGCCGCCATCGAGGACCCCGACCCGGTGTTTTTCTTCGAGGCGATCAAGCTCTACCGCAGCGTGAAGGAGGAGGTGCCGGAGGAGTATTACACGACGCCGCTGGGGAAGGCCCGCGTGGTGACGGGGGGCGACGACGTGACCGTGATTGCCTACGGCGGCATGGTGGAGGTCGCGGCGCGAGCCGCCGAAGCTGCCCGCGCCCACGGCATCGGCGTGGAGGTCCTGGACCTGCGGACGCTGGTCCCGCTCGACACCGGGACGATTCTGGAAAGTGTCGCCAAGACGGGCCGCGTGGTCGTCGTGACCGAGGCGCCGCGCACGGGCGGCTTCCACAGCGAGATCAGCGCCACCATCGCGGAGGAGGCCATCGAACACCTGCAAGCCCCCATCGTGCGCGTGACGGGTTTCGACGCCCCCTACCCGCCGTTCACCTCCATCGAGGACGTGTACCGCCCCAACCCGGTGCGGGTGGCCAAGGCGATCCGGCAGGTGATGGCGTACTGA